Genomic segment of Drosophila simulans strain w501 chromosome 2R, Prin_Dsim_3.1, whole genome shotgun sequence:
CTGGGGCTGGCCAAATGGTGAGGCGCTGTACTGGTCGTTGTCGTTATCCATGGAGTAGCCGTAGGCCTGCTGGTGGACCACGTTGGCGGGATCCGTTTCAAAGGCAGAGGTGAACTCATCGCCGGCGCCGATCAGGAAACGCTTGTAGGCCATCAGGGCGCACAGAGCCTGCAGAAAGAAGCCAAAAATCAGGAAACTTCTCCAACCAAAAGGCCAGAGATCTACTAACCCAGCTGACAATCGAGAAGAGGCAGAACCAAATGGCTGTTTTCATGCTGCCAGCTCCGATTCCCAGCGGCGGTGGGGCGGAGGAGCTCCATTGCGACCACAAGTACAAGAAGGCCACGAAGTACATGAAGGTCCAGAGGGCTGCGACGATGGATTGCCATTAGTTATGTGCTGTCAGAgggaatatatatgtgtacttGGCCAGAACTACTTACCCGAGAAACCCATGTCGGCCATGACGTAACGCTTTCTGCTCTTCACCGACGACATCCGTTCG
This window contains:
- the LOC6734365 gene encoding synaptogyrin isoform X1 translates to MDMLNQILSINNGGAYGGGKAGGAFDPLTFAMKPQVVIRALCWLFSVVVFGCISSEGWTEKDGKEYCLYNGDGMACKYGNMVGVFGFLASMGFMGGEFLFERMSSVKSRKRYVMADMGFSALWTFMYFVAFLYLWSQWSSSAPPPLGIGAGSMKTAIWFCLFSIVSWALCALMAYKRFLIGAGDEFTSAFETDPANVVHQQAYGYSMDNDNDQYSASPFGQPQQAGGMEQQQSGMEYQQPTY
- the LOC6734365 gene encoding synaptogyrin isoform X2, which encodes MDMLNQILSINNGGAYGGGKAGGAFDPLTFAMKPQVVIRALCWLFSVVVFGCISSEGWTEKDGKEYCLYNGDGMACKYGNMVGVFGFLASMGFMGGEFLFERMSSVKSRKRYVMADMGFSALWTFMYFVAFLYLWSQWSSSAPPPLGIGAGSMKTAIWFCLFSIVSWALCALMAYKRFLIGAGDEFTSAFETDPANVVHQQAYGYSMDNDNDQYSASPFGQPQQGGMEQQQSGMEYQQPTY